Proteins from one Candidatus Methylomirabilota bacterium genomic window:
- a CDS encoding TolC family protein has translation MATYIVSGLCFLLLLLAPVSAAAQGKPPGEGKGKLVISLQDAIKRTLAVSNRIKESRAGVDASLSLKGQADAARWAQIDANLFGGPSTKNELRSDTGIIDSKTTTSDIKVNGVFGRAVIRVVQPLYTFNKIGSFREAASRGVRVSQAAVGQQASEVVLQVKQAYYGALLASDTRAFLKGLLKDVRDSLKTTERRVEAGSAAATLGDVYQLRSFAARIEKGIADAGEGHTIAMDGLRTLMQLEPGVQFKLVDRNLTAAAVALRRVEDYEQTADEIRPEFVQLREGIKAREALVEAAVADRYPIIFAAALADVAGATNRDRSRVPIITDPLMHTQGGFFLGLNWHFDFGITEGRIDEARAEHMQLIYKKDFADLGIPFQVRKAYEEFQTATANIKNTKDAYRNARRWLVTAVANLDLGIGEVVQLTQAFILYIEFRVENFRAIHAQRIALANLDFATGEAVRSFTVQ, from the coding sequence GTGGCCACATATATAGTGTCTGGTCTCTGCTTTCTCCTGCTCCTGTTGGCACCTGTTTCGGCAGCCGCTCAAGGTAAGCCCCCCGGTGAAGGGAAAGGGAAGTTGGTCATCAGTCTCCAGGACGCCATCAAGCGGACGCTGGCCGTGAGCAATAGGATTAAAGAATCCCGCGCCGGTGTGGACGCGAGCCTCAGCTTAAAGGGACAGGCTGATGCCGCCAGGTGGGCACAGATCGACGCGAACCTCTTCGGGGGCCCGTCCACCAAAAACGAGCTGAGAAGCGATACGGGGATCATCGACTCCAAGACGACGACGAGCGACATCAAGGTCAACGGCGTCTTTGGCCGGGCCGTCATCCGCGTGGTCCAGCCCCTGTACACCTTTAATAAGATCGGCTCCTTCCGGGAGGCGGCCAGCCGGGGTGTGCGGGTGAGCCAGGCTGCCGTGGGTCAGCAGGCCTCCGAAGTCGTCCTGCAAGTCAAGCAGGCGTATTACGGGGCCCTACTGGCCAGTGACACGCGGGCATTCCTCAAGGGCCTCCTGAAGGACGTCCGAGATTCCCTGAAAACGACCGAACGACGGGTCGAGGCGGGGTCTGCCGCAGCGACGTTAGGGGACGTGTACCAGTTGCGCTCCTTCGCGGCGAGGATCGAGAAGGGGATTGCCGATGCCGGGGAGGGGCACACGATCGCCATGGATGGACTTCGCACACTCATGCAGCTGGAACCAGGAGTGCAGTTCAAATTGGTGGACAGGAACCTCACCGCCGCCGCCGTGGCCCTCAGGAGGGTCGAGGACTATGAGCAGACCGCCGATGAGATCCGCCCAGAGTTCGTGCAGCTCAGGGAGGGGATCAAGGCCCGGGAGGCCCTGGTGGAGGCCGCTGTTGCCGACCGGTATCCGATAATTTTCGCCGCGGCCTTGGCGGATGTGGCTGGGGCGACCAATCGCGATCGGAGTCGCGTCCCGATCATTACCGATCCATTGATGCACACACAGGGCGGGTTTTTCCTCGGCCTCAATTGGCACTTCGACTTCGGGATCACGGAGGGGAGGATCGACGAGGCCAGGGCAGAGCACATGCAGCTGATCTACAAGAAGGATTTTGCTGATCTGGGGATCCCCTTCCAGGTGCGGAAGGCATACGAGGAGTTCCAGACGGCCACAGCGAACATCAAGAACACCAAGGACGCCTACCGGAATGCCCGGCGGTGGCTGGTGACGGCCGTGGCGAATCTTGACCTGGGCATCGGTGAAGTCGTTCAGCTCACCCAGGCGTTCATTCTCTATATCGAGTTTCGGGTCGAAAACTTCAGGGCCATCCACGCTCAGCGCATCGCCCTCGCCAACCTGGACTTTGCGACCGGGGAGGCTGTGAGGAGCTTCACAGTGCAATAG
- a CDS encoding ABC transporter ATP-binding protein, translated as MVTIRNLHKSFDGQRVLRGVNLEVAQGEILVVIGRSGEGKSVLLKHLMGLLQPDQGQVLIGGVEITRLQGQALDRVRERSGVVFQGGALFDSLTVYENVAFPLREKTRLPGEAIREKCLSLLKQVGLADMGHKYPAEVSGGMKKRVALARALAMEPEIMLFDEPTTGLDPIMVNAIHRLILDLHRRVGYTAIMVSHEIPEIFGIADRVAMLHKGVVVEEGPPEVIQSSTNPVVRQFISGDPEGPIQPD; from the coding sequence ATGGTCACGATTCGCAACCTACATAAGTCCTTCGACGGGCAGCGGGTCCTTCGCGGTGTGAATCTCGAGGTGGCCCAGGGGGAGATCCTGGTCGTCATCGGCCGGAGTGGCGAGGGGAAAAGTGTTCTCCTGAAGCACCTGATGGGCCTCCTCCAGCCGGATCAAGGGCAGGTTCTTATCGGCGGTGTGGAGATTACTCGACTCCAGGGGCAGGCCCTTGACCGCGTCAGAGAGCGCTCCGGGGTGGTCTTCCAAGGGGGAGCGCTCTTTGACTCGTTGACCGTCTATGAGAACGTGGCCTTTCCGTTGCGGGAGAAAACCCGCCTTCCCGGGGAGGCTATCCGGGAGAAGTGCCTGTCCCTTTTGAAGCAGGTGGGCCTGGCGGACATGGGACACAAGTATCCGGCCGAGGTGAGCGGGGGGATGAAGAAACGGGTGGCCCTGGCCCGCGCCCTGGCCATGGAGCCGGAGATCATGCTCTTCGATGAACCGACGACCGGTCTCGATCCGATCATGGTCAATGCGATTCACCGGCTGATCCTTGACCTGCATCGGCGCGTCGGCTATACGGCCATCATGGTCAGTCACGAGATCCCCGAGATCTTTGGTATTGCCGACCGCGTGGCCATGTTGCATAAGGGGGTGGTGGTCGAGGAGGGACCCCCGGAGGTGATACAATCCTCCACCAATCCGGTGGTCCGACAGTTTATCAGCGGCGATCCAGAGGGTCCGATCCAGCCGGACTGA
- a CDS encoding MlaE family lipid ABC transporter permease subunit yields the protein MVIFLSSALLWMFRSPLKWRRMIGRIHFIGAKSLSVIVLTGAFTGMVLGLQVFHTLRKFGSEGFLGSVVALSLIRELGPVLCALMVTGRAGSALTAEIGIMRITEQIDALTVMALNPMRYLVVPTILAGLIAFPLLTAIFDVVGIYGGYLVGVKLLGVAGGTYFGEIQTYVDFEDITQGILKSLSFGLLMTWVCCYKGFHTEYGAEGVSRATTEAVVMSSVLILIWDYFLGSVLL from the coding sequence ATGGTGATATTTCTCAGCTCTGCCCTCTTGTGGATGTTTCGCTCTCCGCTCAAGTGGCGCCGGATGATTGGCCGGATCCACTTCATCGGCGCGAAATCCCTCTCCGTGATTGTGCTGACGGGGGCCTTCACCGGAATGGTCCTCGGTCTCCAAGTGTTCCATACGTTGAGGAAGTTCGGCTCGGAGGGATTCCTGGGCTCGGTGGTGGCCCTGTCCCTGATTCGGGAGTTAGGGCCCGTCCTGTGCGCCCTCATGGTCACGGGGAGAGCCGGCTCGGCCCTGACGGCTGAGATCGGCATCATGCGCATCACCGAGCAGATCGATGCGCTCACCGTGATGGCGTTAAATCCTATGCGTTATCTCGTCGTCCCGACCATCCTGGCCGGCCTGATTGCGTTTCCCCTTCTCACGGCCATCTTTGACGTGGTGGGGATCTACGGGGGGTATCTCGTGGGGGTGAAGCTCTTGGGGGTCGCAGGGGGGACCTATTTCGGGGAGATACAAACGTATGTGGACTTCGAGGATATCACCCAGGGGATCCTCAAATCGTTGAGCTTTGGGCTGCTGATGACGTGGGTCTGCTGCTACAAGGGATTCCACACCGAGTACGGGGCAGAGGGCGTGAGCCGGGCCACCACCGAGGCCGTGGTCATGTCTTCGGTGTTGATCCTGATCTGGGACTACTTTCTGGGCTCGGTCCTGTTATAG
- the mlaD gene encoding outer membrane lipid asymmetry maintenance protein MlaD yields MRRVDLEVVVGIFLLIGIFALGYISVRLGKMEVFGLGGYVIYADFPTVGGLKEGASVEIAGVGVGRVQDITLVNYRARITLLIDNGIELQEDTIASVKTKGLIGEKYVQLSPGGSDEIIAPGDKIREVEPPLDLEEMIGSLIFGKF; encoded by the coding sequence ATGAGACGCGTGGATCTCGAGGTGGTCGTAGGCATCTTCCTGCTGATAGGCATCTTTGCCCTCGGGTATATCTCTGTTCGGCTGGGCAAAATGGAGGTCTTCGGATTGGGAGGATACGTGATCTACGCAGACTTCCCCACCGTCGGCGGATTGAAGGAAGGGGCCAGTGTCGAGATCGCCGGGGTGGGGGTCGGTCGGGTCCAGGACATTACGTTGGTCAACTACCGGGCGAGAATCACGTTGCTGATCGACAATGGCATCGAGCTGCAGGAGGATACCATCGCCTCTGTCAAGACGAAGGGGCTTATCGGCGAAAAGTATGTCCAGCTCAGCCCCGGAGGGTCCGATGAGATTATCGCTCCGGGAGACAAAATTCGTGAGGTGGAACCACCCCTTGATCTCGAGGAGATGATCGGCAGTCTTATCTTTGGAAAGTTTTAG
- a CDS encoding carotenoid biosynthesis protein produces the protein MDSFFVLLVGTILLRPYVFAFLLLYLFAAVADMGWRRTLLFTVVGWGVAFAAEALSIRVGIPFGLYHYVPTTVDRELWIAGVPFMDSLSFIFLAYASWTLACLALLPLSREGNGWRNVSLPVQGRLGGPVFLLTVVLFVLIDIVIDPVALRGDRWFLGQIFYYPEPGAYFGVPVSNFVGWAVVGSTIMILFTLLERRVTDEPPRWAAQLPLRPLYGPGLYYIVLGFMLTVTWMIGEKTLFLVGLSIYGPLTALLATTIVMRWRQGQSCSLGGNLEAREGVILGGGMPTNGRGSLPAEAVWKDLNPN, from the coding sequence ATGGACTCTTTCTTTGTTCTACTCGTCGGGACGATCCTGTTACGACCATACGTCTTCGCCTTCTTGCTCCTCTATCTTTTCGCCGCCGTGGCTGATATGGGATGGCGCCGGACTCTTCTCTTTACCGTGGTAGGGTGGGGCGTCGCTTTCGCCGCCGAAGCCCTCTCGATTCGGGTCGGGATTCCGTTCGGCCTCTACCACTATGTTCCGACGACAGTGGACCGAGAGCTGTGGATCGCCGGGGTTCCCTTCATGGACTCCCTCTCGTTCATCTTCCTGGCCTATGCGAGCTGGACGCTCGCCTGCCTGGCGCTCCTCCCGTTGTCCCGGGAGGGAAACGGATGGCGCAACGTCTCCCTTCCCGTCCAAGGGCGGTTGGGGGGCCCCGTCTTCCTGCTCACCGTGGTCCTCTTTGTCCTGATCGATATCGTCATCGACCCCGTTGCTCTCCGAGGCGACCGCTGGTTCCTCGGCCAGATCTTCTACTATCCCGAGCCGGGTGCCTACTTTGGGGTCCCGGTCTCCAACTTTGTCGGATGGGCGGTGGTGGGCTCCACGATCATGATCCTCTTTACGCTGCTCGAGCGGCGGGTCACAGACGAACCACCCCGTTGGGCGGCGCAGCTCCCACTCCGTCCTCTCTATGGACCGGGCCTCTACTACATCGTCCTGGGGTTTATGCTCACCGTGACCTGGATGATCGGGGAAAAGACCCTCTTCCTCGTCGGCCTCTCCATCTACGGCCCCTTGACGGCACTCCTGGCCACTACCATCGTCATGCGATGGCGGCAAGGCCAGAGCTGCTCGCTCGGCGGGAATCTTGAGGCACGGGAAGGCGTTATATTAGGGGGAGGCATGCCCACGAATGGTAGAGGGTCGCTTCCCGCAGAGGCAGTCTGGAAGGACCTGAACCCCAACTAA